A stretch of Crossiella cryophila DNA encodes these proteins:
- a CDS encoding TetR/AcrR family transcriptional regulator, with product MANIEYSGHGDPARSLALLWRTSERASRKGKPELNVDRIVRTAIDLADTEGLGALSMRRVAEELGVGTMSLYTYVPGKGELIDVMLDTVFGELPREHPEGGWRDRLEHLARQNQALYQRHAWLPHVLMSRPVLGPNVTAKYDHELSAIDGIGLSDVEMDSVLWLVLDYVHSAVRNAAEIAVANQSSGVTDEQWWQAHAPLLSKVLDPARYPVASRVGQAAGMQHGGAVDPAHAFEFGLARVLDGVEVLVRQRSAD from the coding sequence ATGGCGAACATCGAGTACAGCGGCCACGGGGACCCGGCGCGCAGCCTGGCCCTGTTGTGGCGCACCAGCGAACGGGCCAGCCGCAAGGGCAAGCCCGAGCTGAACGTGGACCGGATCGTGCGCACCGCGATCGACCTGGCCGACACCGAGGGCCTCGGCGCGCTGTCCATGCGCCGGGTGGCCGAGGAACTGGGCGTGGGCACCATGTCGCTCTACACCTACGTGCCAGGCAAGGGCGAGCTGATCGACGTCATGCTGGACACCGTCTTCGGCGAACTCCCCCGCGAGCACCCCGAGGGCGGCTGGCGGGACCGGCTGGAACACCTGGCCCGGCAGAACCAGGCGCTCTACCAGCGGCACGCCTGGCTGCCGCACGTGCTGATGAGCCGCCCGGTGCTGGGCCCGAACGTCACTGCCAAGTACGACCACGAACTCAGCGCCATCGACGGCATCGGCCTCAGCGACGTCGAGATGGACTCGGTGCTGTGGCTGGTGCTGGACTACGTGCACAGCGCGGTGCGCAACGCCGCCGAGATCGCGGTGGCCAACCAGAGCAGCGGCGTCACCGACGAGCAGTGGTGGCAGGCGCACGCCCCGCTGCTGAGCAAGGTCCTGGACCCGGCGCGCTACCCGGTGGCCAGCCGGGTCGGCCAGGCCGCCGGGATGCAGCACGGCGGCGCGGTCGACCCGGCGCACGCCTTCGAGTTCGGGCTGGCCAGAGTGCTGGACGGGGTCGAGGTGCTGGTCCGCCAGCGCTCCGCCGACTAG
- a CDS encoding DUF3817 domain-containing protein, with protein MKPGTLSRFRIMAYIVGVGLLALVLVAMPLKYLADMPLLVAFIGPIHGFLYAVYLVLAFDLALKAKWSIGGTLLVLLAGTVPFLSFVAERWVTRKVQAGEKI; from the coding sequence GTGAAGCCCGGAACCCTGTCCCGGTTCCGGATCATGGCCTACATCGTCGGCGTCGGCCTGCTCGCGCTGGTGCTGGTGGCCATGCCGTTGAAGTACCTCGCGGACATGCCGCTGCTGGTCGCCTTCATCGGCCCCATCCACGGCTTCCTCTACGCCGTCTACCTGGTGCTGGCCTTCGATCTGGCGCTCAAGGCCAAGTGGTCGATCGGCGGCACCCTGCTGGTGCTGCTGGCCGGGACGGTGCCGTTCCTGTCCTTCGTGGCCGAGCGCTGGGTGACCCGCAAGGTCCAGGCGGGCGAGAAGATCTAG
- a CDS encoding TetR/AcrR family transcriptional regulator, protein MAQRTRLSPDLRRAQLLKLGVELLSTRTLDELSIDDLAAEAGISTGLLFHYFGSKREFHLAVARAAATQLLDFLAPDPALPPVPRMRQSLIGFVDYVTQNRDAYTSLVRGAATGDEAMRALFEQTRTAIAEIVLHNVDDLGIEPTPKLAMTVRGWVAFAEEVTITWLRQEEVDRDGLLELLERGFFQLAMVAVGVDAVAPYLPDLS, encoded by the coding sequence GTGGCCCAGCGCACTCGTCTCAGCCCCGACCTCCGGCGGGCTCAGCTGCTCAAACTCGGTGTGGAGCTGCTCAGCACGCGCACCCTGGACGAGCTGTCCATCGACGATCTGGCCGCCGAGGCGGGCATCTCCACCGGCCTGCTGTTCCACTACTTCGGCTCCAAGCGCGAGTTCCACCTGGCCGTGGCCAGGGCCGCGGCCACCCAGTTGCTGGACTTCCTGGCCCCCGACCCGGCACTGCCGCCGGTGCCGCGGATGCGGCAGAGCCTGATCGGCTTCGTGGACTACGTGACGCAGAACCGGGACGCCTACACCTCGCTGGTGCGCGGCGCGGCCACCGGCGATGAGGCCATGCGCGCGCTGTTCGAGCAGACCAGGACCGCGATCGCGGAGATCGTCCTGCACAACGTGGACGACCTGGGCATCGAGCCGACCCCGAAGCTGGCGATGACCGTGCGCGGCTGGGTCGCCTTCGCCGAGGAGGTCACCATCACCTGGCTGCGGCAGGAGGAGGTCGACCGGGACGGGCTGCTGGAGCTGCTGGAGCGCGGCTTCTTCCAGCTCGCCATGGTCGCGGTCGGCGTCGACGCGGTCGCGCCGTACCTGCCTGATCTGTCCTGA
- a CDS encoding flavin-containing monooxygenase: protein MHEVHVAVIGTGFAGLAMAIRMKQRGITDFVLLERAQEVGGTWRDNTYPGAACDVPSHLYSFSFAPNPDWTRSFSPQPEIWRYLRRTARDQGVYPHIRFGHDVERADWDEQRGRWIVRTTQGVFAAKVLVSGMGPLCEPQLPDIKGLDTFQGNAFHSARWDHEHDFAGKRVAVIGTGASAIQFVPQIQPKVAELHLFQRTAPWVMPRRDRPITAIERTLFRAFPPLQRLVRAAIYWGRETYVIGFTRQPKMLRMGERFAKKNLFRAVKDRELRKKLLPTFAMGCKRILISNDYYPALAQSNVDVVTDRITEVRANSVVTADGTERPVDTIIYGTGFHATDPPAMEKVYGKGGVRLGEAWKEGMEAYKGTTIAGFPNLFMLVGPNTGLGHNSIVFMIESQVNYVMDALKVLGREEVVDIDPRVDRVHKFNERVQKQMKGTVWLTGGCESWYLDPKGRNTTLWPTFTWTYRQITRKFDAHAYSIRLRATTDATALPKADKAVR, encoded by the coding sequence ATGCACGAGGTGCACGTAGCCGTCATCGGCACCGGATTCGCCGGCCTCGCCATGGCCATCCGGATGAAACAGCGCGGCATCACCGACTTCGTCCTGCTCGAGCGCGCGCAGGAGGTCGGCGGCACCTGGCGGGACAACACCTACCCTGGTGCGGCCTGCGACGTGCCCTCGCACCTGTACTCCTTCTCCTTCGCGCCCAACCCGGACTGGACGCGCTCGTTCTCCCCGCAGCCGGAGATCTGGCGCTACCTGCGCCGCACCGCGCGGGACCAGGGCGTGTACCCGCACATCCGGTTCGGCCACGACGTGGAGCGGGCGGACTGGGACGAGCAGCGCGGCCGGTGGATCGTGCGCACCACCCAGGGCGTGTTCGCGGCCAAGGTACTGGTCTCCGGCATGGGCCCGCTGTGCGAGCCGCAGCTGCCCGACATCAAGGGCCTGGACACCTTCCAGGGCAACGCCTTCCACTCCGCGCGCTGGGACCACGAGCACGACTTCGCGGGCAAGCGGGTGGCGGTGATCGGCACCGGCGCCTCGGCGATCCAGTTCGTGCCGCAGATCCAGCCGAAGGTGGCCGAGCTGCACCTGTTCCAGCGCACCGCGCCCTGGGTGATGCCGCGCCGGGACCGGCCGATCACCGCGATCGAGCGCACCCTGTTCCGCGCCTTCCCGCCGTTGCAGCGCCTGGTGCGCGCGGCGATCTACTGGGGCCGGGAGACCTACGTGATCGGCTTCACCCGGCAGCCCAAGATGCTGCGGATGGGTGAGCGGTTCGCGAAGAAGAACCTGTTCCGCGCGGTGAAGGACAGGGAGCTGCGGAAGAAGCTGCTGCCCACCTTCGCCATGGGCTGCAAGCGGATCCTGATCTCCAACGACTACTACCCCGCTCTCGCACAGTCCAATGTGGACGTCGTGACGGACCGGATCACCGAGGTGCGGGCCAACTCCGTGGTCACCGCGGACGGCACCGAGCGCCCGGTGGACACCATCATCTACGGCACCGGCTTCCACGCCACCGACCCGCCCGCGATGGAGAAGGTCTACGGCAAGGGCGGCGTGCGGCTCGGCGAGGCGTGGAAGGAGGGTATGGAGGCGTACAAGGGCACCACGATCGCCGGGTTCCCCAACCTGTTCATGCTCGTCGGCCCGAACACCGGCCTCGGCCACAACTCGATCGTGTTCATGATCGAGTCGCAGGTCAACTACGTGATGGACGCGCTGAAGGTGCTGGGGCGCGAGGAGGTCGTGGACATCGACCCCCGGGTGGACCGGGTGCACAAGTTCAACGAGCGGGTGCAGAAGCAGATGAAGGGCACGGTCTGGCTGACCGGCGGCTGCGAGAGCTGGTACCTGGACCCGAAGGGCCGCAACACCACCCTGTGGCCGACCTTCACCTGGACCTACCGGCAGATCACCCGCAAGTTCGACGCGCACGCCTACTCGATCCGGTTGCGCGCCACCACCGACGCGACCGCGTTGCCCAAGGCCGACAAGGCGGTGCGCTGA
- a CDS encoding SDR family NAD(P)-dependent oxidoreductase: MREFRGRVAVITGAGSGIGRALALDLASRGSLLALSDVDDYGLGETVRQCTRIGAKTQGYHLDVADRAAVLAHADEVVAEFGRVELVINNAGVTATSSFTETDIADFDWVMNIDFGGVLNGTKAFLPHLIDSGDGYLVNISSLFGLFTVPRQTAYHAAKYAVRGFTESLRQELRIDGHPVGVSCVHPGGIKTNIVNNARHQSPEAGKAMSTSFDRIAGTSARVAAKTIIRGIQRDQARILIGPDAHALNALQALLGSRFAWFTEKVSRRTMY, encoded by the coding sequence ATGCGCGAGTTCCGCGGCCGGGTGGCGGTGATCACCGGCGCCGGTTCGGGCATCGGCCGGGCACTGGCCCTGGACCTGGCCAGCCGGGGCAGCCTGCTCGCACTGTCCGATGTGGACGATTACGGCCTCGGCGAGACGGTCCGCCAGTGCACCAGGATCGGCGCGAAGACCCAGGGCTACCACCTGGACGTGGCCGACCGGGCCGCGGTGCTGGCGCACGCGGATGAGGTGGTGGCCGAGTTCGGCCGGGTCGAACTGGTCATCAACAACGCCGGCGTCACGGCCACGTCCAGCTTCACCGAGACCGACATCGCCGACTTCGACTGGGTGATGAACATCGACTTCGGTGGCGTGCTCAACGGCACCAAGGCTTTCCTGCCGCACCTGATCGACTCCGGGGACGGCTACCTGGTCAACATCTCCAGCCTGTTCGGTCTGTTCACCGTGCCAAGGCAGACGGCTTACCACGCGGCGAAGTACGCGGTGCGCGGCTTCACCGAGTCGCTGCGCCAGGAACTGCGCATCGACGGCCACCCGGTCGGCGTGAGCTGCGTGCACCCCGGCGGGATCAAGACCAACATCGTGAACAACGCCCGGCACCAGAGCCCGGAGGCGGGCAAGGCGATGAGCACCTCCTTCGACCGGATCGCCGGCACCAGCGCCCGCGTCGCGGCCAAGACCATCATCCGCGGCATCCAGCGCGACCAGGCCCGCATCCTGATCGGCCCGGACGCGCACGCGCTCAACGCGCTACAGGCCCTGCTCGGCTCCCGGTTCGCCTGGTTCACCGAGAAGGTCAGCCGCCGCACGATGTACTGA
- a CDS encoding TetR family transcriptional regulator — MAPRDPVAKRRQLIEAGLAEFAEYGIAGARVDRIAARAGCSAGLVYTHFGSKEELFQAVYGFIVAQVVEGAPITAEDLPGYAGALFEAQQDNPAIMRLVAWHRLEATEGEMLDVVLKANGDKAERIREAQLAGRITDRYTPGELLLLVTGVASLWSNSTDAELRQLGPATRDGQRALVEKVIRDLVEPR, encoded by the coding sequence ATGGCGCCACGGGATCCGGTTGCGAAGCGACGGCAGTTGATCGAGGCGGGGCTGGCCGAGTTCGCCGAGTACGGCATCGCGGGGGCGCGGGTGGACCGGATCGCGGCGCGGGCCGGGTGCAGTGCGGGGCTGGTCTACACGCACTTCGGCAGCAAGGAGGAGCTGTTCCAGGCGGTGTACGGGTTCATCGTGGCGCAGGTGGTCGAGGGGGCGCCGATCACCGCTGAGGACCTGCCGGGGTACGCGGGCGCGCTTTTCGAGGCGCAGCAGGACAATCCGGCGATCATGCGACTGGTCGCCTGGCATCGGCTGGAGGCCACCGAGGGCGAGATGCTGGATGTGGTGCTCAAGGCCAATGGGGACAAGGCCGAGCGGATCCGTGAAGCGCAGCTGGCGGGGCGGATCACTGACCGGTACACGCCGGGGGAGTTGCTGTTGCTGGTGACCGGGGTGGCCTCGCTGTGGTCCAACTCGACCGACGCGGAGCTGCGACAGCTCGGGCCCGCCACCAGGGACGGGCAGCGGGCCTTGGTGGAGAAGGTGATCAGGGACCTGGTCGAGCCGAGGTGA
- a CDS encoding oxidoreductase, whose product MPKKNPTTWPVPTQHGRRALVTGANSGIGLETARALATAGATVILAGRDHTKLTTAAADIRTTTPNAKLQLLPLDLANLASIKDAAADLLTQGRPLDLLINNAGVMAVPDRRRTHDGFELTFGTNHLGHFALTGRLLPLLLAAPKPRVVTVSAAVARTPGTTLTDPNSEQTYRPMAAYTKSKYANVVFANELARRATKTPLTSVSVHPGTSMTGLQRHTPRLIQALANALLEPLLGQSPAEAALPSLYAATSPEVRPGQFFAPTGRRELRGTPGQVPLPPETTGQEVGHTLWSRSETLTQVHYDFPA is encoded by the coding sequence ATGCCCAAGAAGAACCCCACCACCTGGCCCGTCCCCACCCAACACGGCCGCCGAGCCCTGGTGACCGGCGCCAACAGCGGCATCGGCCTGGAAACCGCCCGAGCCCTGGCCACCGCGGGCGCCACCGTCATCCTCGCGGGCCGCGACCACACCAAACTCACCACCGCCGCCGCAGACATCCGCACCACCACCCCCAACGCCAAACTCCAACTACTCCCCCTGGACCTGGCCAACCTGGCCTCGATCAAGGACGCCGCCGCAGACCTGCTCACCCAAGGCCGCCCCCTCGACCTCCTGATCAACAACGCCGGCGTGATGGCCGTACCCGACCGCCGCCGCACCCACGACGGCTTCGAGCTGACCTTCGGCACCAACCACCTAGGCCACTTCGCCCTGACCGGCCGCCTACTCCCCCTGCTGCTGGCCGCCCCCAAGCCCAGGGTGGTGACGGTGAGCGCCGCCGTGGCCCGCACCCCCGGCACCACCCTCACCGACCCGAACAGCGAACAGACCTACCGCCCCATGGCGGCCTACACGAAAAGCAAATACGCCAACGTCGTCTTCGCCAACGAACTAGCCCGCCGAGCCACCAAAACCCCCCTGACCTCGGTCTCAGTCCACCCCGGCACCAGCATGACCGGCCTGCAACGCCACACCCCCCGCCTGATCCAAGCCCTCGCCAACGCCCTACTCGAACCCCTGCTCGGCCAGTCCCCAGCCGAAGCAGCCCTCCCCTCCCTCTACGCGGCCACCAGCCCCGAAGTACGCCCCGGCCAGTTCTTCGCCCCCACCGGCCGCCGAGAACTCCGCGGCACCCCCGGCCAGGTCCCCCTCCCCCCGGAAACCACCGGACAGGAAGTCGGCCACACCCTCTGGTCCCGCTCCGAAACCCTCACCCAAGTCCACTACGACTTCCCCGCCTGA
- a CDS encoding DoxX family membrane protein, which produces MDILRRCAVPVLWLALVVQVGWVLLNEFVLGRSPGLGWLGVVALVSMGALGVVRRGAAVEWVELVARIVVAAQFLNAVADRFGVWGPPGTGGVAWGNYDSFVGFTRQISLFLPEWTAPVLAHAATVGELVLGVGLLVGVWVRWVALGAGVLLVSFGVSMSISLPPEQQFSYSVFLLASGMFVVASGVRRGSRSGLG; this is translated from the coding sequence ATGGACATCTTGCGGCGTTGTGCGGTTCCGGTGTTGTGGCTGGCTTTGGTTGTGCAGGTTGGGTGGGTTTTGCTTAATGAGTTTGTTTTGGGTCGGTCGCCGGGGCTGGGGTGGCTGGGGGTTGTCGCTTTGGTGAGTATGGGGGCTTTGGGGGTGGTTCGGCGGGGGGCTGCTGTCGAGTGGGTGGAGTTGGTGGCTCGGATCGTGGTTGCGGCGCAGTTTTTGAATGCGGTTGCGGATCGGTTTGGGGTTTGGGGGCCGCCGGGGACTGGTGGGGTGGCTTGGGGGAATTATGACAGTTTTGTTGGGTTTACTCGGCAGATTTCTTTGTTTTTGCCGGAGTGGACTGCGCCTGTTTTGGCGCATGCGGCCACGGTGGGGGAATTGGTGTTGGGGGTTGGGTTGTTGGTGGGGGTTTGGGTTCGGTGGGTGGCATTGGGGGCGGGGGTCTTGTTGGTTTCGTTTGGGGTTTCTATGAGTATTAGTTTGCCGCCTGAGCAGCAGTTCTCTTACAGCGTGTTCTTGTTGGCTTCGGGGATGTTTGTGGTGGCTTCGGGGGTCAGGCGGGGAAGTCGTAGTGGACTTGGGTGA
- a CDS encoding PucR family transcriptional regulator: protein MKSVEATRMRLRTVLAVSELKLVLLTGGEHLDRPVRWVYTTDQRDPSRYLSGGELVLTGMVWRRGPADAEAFVSAIAAAGVAGLAAGDAEFGSVPVDLIEACARHGVPLFEVPIDVSFATITERIVLTLANDRSDGAALALDRHRRLVEAVADGAGLTTLLELGSTGIGAHCWVLSPTGRVVAGSSRPPSPARRELLVRQFLQADRLPRTVRHRDSSPCTLLPVPGRGGQRMASWFLVVDGDQEQWDAGQREVAGELATLVSLDRTRLEERRRVENRAFAPLLHAITAGRAGPGEIESRLAAAGLAPGDPVCVLFAATVGGGPGLAALVLGELAAERANRVLLGTIGEQACAVLSGSAEKLTVALRELRAAVEIVEPGLGSARLVIGISGITGAAGLAGAVEEARHARTLAEHRDGRTAVVAAEEIASHLLLLATVPEELRRSFADRLLGSLRAYDAEHGSDLLATLRVFLECSGSPTKTAAKLHVHVNTLRYRIARIEELTGRDLGSFPDRVDLYLGLNLSPG, encoded by the coding sequence GTGAAGTCAGTGGAGGCGACGCGGATGCGGTTGCGCACGGTGCTGGCGGTTTCGGAGCTGAAGCTGGTCCTGCTGACCGGCGGCGAGCACCTGGACCGGCCGGTGCGCTGGGTGTACACCACCGACCAGCGCGACCCGAGCCGGTATCTCTCCGGTGGGGAGCTGGTGCTCACCGGCATGGTCTGGCGGCGCGGCCCGGCGGACGCGGAGGCGTTCGTCTCGGCCATCGCCGCGGCCGGGGTGGCCGGACTGGCCGCGGGCGACGCCGAGTTCGGCTCGGTGCCGGTGGACCTGATCGAGGCGTGCGCACGGCACGGGGTGCCGCTGTTCGAGGTGCCGATCGACGTCTCCTTCGCCACCATCACCGAGCGGATCGTGCTCACCCTGGCCAACGACCGGTCGGACGGCGCGGCCCTCGCACTGGACCGGCACCGCCGCCTGGTCGAGGCGGTGGCCGACGGCGCGGGCCTCACGACGTTGCTGGAACTCGGCTCGACCGGCATCGGCGCGCATTGCTGGGTGCTCTCCCCGACCGGTCGGGTGGTAGCGGGAAGTAGTCGCCCACCTTCACCCGCCCGACGGGAACTATTGGTCCGCCAGTTCCTGCAGGCCGACCGGCTGCCGCGCACGGTCCGGCACCGGGACAGTTCGCCCTGCACGCTGCTGCCGGTGCCCGGTCGCGGCGGGCAGCGGATGGCGAGCTGGTTCCTGGTGGTCGACGGGGATCAGGAGCAGTGGGACGCCGGGCAGCGGGAGGTGGCCGGGGAGCTGGCCACGCTGGTGTCGCTGGATCGGACCCGGCTGGAGGAGCGGCGGCGGGTGGAGAACCGCGCGTTCGCGCCGCTGTTGCACGCGATCACGGCCGGGCGGGCCGGGCCGGGGGAGATCGAGTCCCGGTTGGCGGCGGCCGGGCTGGCACCTGGGGATCCGGTGTGTGTTCTTTTCGCCGCGACCGTGGGCGGTGGGCCTGGGCTGGCCGCGCTGGTGCTGGGGGAGCTGGCGGCTGAGCGGGCCAATCGGGTGCTGTTGGGCACGATCGGGGAACAGGCGTGCGCGGTGCTGTCGGGGAGTGCGGAGAAGCTGACCGTGGCGCTGCGGGAGTTGCGGGCGGCGGTGGAGATCGTCGAGCCGGGGCTGGGGTCGGCCCGGCTGGTGATCGGGATCAGTGGGATCACGGGTGCGGCCGGGCTGGCGGGGGCGGTGGAGGAGGCGCGGCACGCGCGGACGCTGGCCGAGCACCGGGACGGGCGGACCGCGGTGGTGGCGGCCGAGGAGATCGCCTCGCATTTGTTGTTGCTGGCCACCGTGCCGGAGGAGTTGCGGCGGTCGTTCGCGGATCGGTTGCTCGGGTCGCTGCGGGCCTACGACGCGGAACACGGGTCTGATCTGCTGGCCACGTTGCGGGTGTTCCTGGAGTGCTCGGGCTCGCCGACCAAGACCGCGGCGAAGCTGCATGTGCACGTGAACACGTTGCGGTACCGGATCGCGCGGATCGAGGAGCTGACGGGGCGCGATCTGGGGTCGTTCCCCGATCGGGTGGATCTTTACCTCGGGCTGAACCTTTCGCCTGGCTGA